A window of the Cystobacter fuscus genome harbors these coding sequences:
- a CDS encoding TetR/AcrR family transcriptional regulator, which produces MNRSSTPALPRVVPLTPRGQRTREKLLRAAETLFGDKGYEHASIADITREAQVALGTFYVYFPDKQSIFVEVVDELGARLRRLLAESVARCEDRLAVEREGLRAFFQFASRERHLYRIVRQAEFVDEACYRRYYERFARGYVSGLKRAMDAGEVRRMDPEVLAYCLMGMGDFLGMRWVLWEGDAGLEHVLDTAMALLRHGLDARAAGVPAPEKKRARKPRASRSKTS; this is translated from the coding sequence ATGAATCGGTCTTCAACTCCGGCCCTTCCCCGCGTCGTGCCCCTGACCCCTCGTGGGCAGCGTACCCGAGAGAAGCTGCTGCGGGCGGCGGAGACACTGTTCGGCGACAAGGGCTACGAGCACGCCTCCATCGCGGACATCACCCGCGAGGCGCAGGTGGCGCTGGGGACGTTCTACGTCTACTTCCCCGACAAGCAGTCCATCTTCGTGGAGGTGGTGGACGAGCTGGGCGCGCGACTGCGCCGGCTGCTCGCCGAGTCGGTGGCGCGCTGCGAGGATCGGCTCGCGGTGGAGCGCGAGGGTCTGCGCGCGTTCTTCCAGTTCGCCAGCCGCGAGCGCCACCTGTACCGCATCGTGCGCCAGGCGGAGTTCGTGGATGAGGCGTGCTACCGGCGCTACTACGAGCGCTTCGCCCGCGGCTACGTGTCCGGGCTCAAGCGCGCCATGGACGCGGGCGAGGTGCGGCGGATGGATCCGGAGGTGCTCGCCTACTGCCTCATGGGCATGGGGGACTTCCTGGGCATGCGCTGGGTGCTCTGGGAAGGGGACGCGGGCCTGGAGCACGTGTTGGATACCGCGATGGCGCTGCTGCGCCACGGCCTGGACGCGCGCGCGGCCGGGGTGCCCGCTCCCGAGAAGAAGCGGGCGCGCAAGCCCCGTGCCTCCCGGAGCAAGACGTCATGA
- a CDS encoding 3-oxoacyl-ACP synthase III family protein, with protein sequence MRYAHILSTGRYVPERVLTNADVERVLGEPVDEWLRQNVGIEQRHVMADHEVTSDLCVHAAEQAMRRAGVTPEQVDLLVIATDTPDYLSPATASVVQAKLGARNAGTYDLNSACAGWVTALDVASKTIAADDSYQRVLVVGAYGMSRFVNWKDKRTCTLFADGAGAVVLGAGDTPGFLGARLLAAGEYHDALGIYTGGTYRPATSETLALTQGRPAVQFLRKFPATFNTERWPVLLQQLLGRARLTLDDVDVFVFTQLNLRAIEATMQVLGQPMSKTHWTMDKWGYTGSACIPMTLDDAVEQGKVKKGDLVALCASGGGLAMASALYRWTA encoded by the coding sequence ATGAGATACGCCCACATCCTCTCCACGGGCCGTTACGTGCCCGAGCGGGTGCTCACCAACGCCGACGTGGAGCGCGTGCTCGGTGAGCCCGTGGACGAGTGGCTGCGGCAGAACGTGGGCATCGAGCAGCGCCATGTGATGGCGGACCACGAGGTGACGTCCGACCTGTGCGTGCATGCGGCCGAGCAGGCGATGCGGCGCGCGGGCGTGACGCCGGAGCAGGTGGATCTCCTCGTCATCGCCACCGACACGCCGGACTACCTCAGCCCGGCCACGGCCTCGGTGGTGCAGGCGAAGCTGGGCGCGCGCAACGCGGGCACCTACGATCTCAACAGCGCGTGCGCGGGCTGGGTGACGGCGCTCGACGTGGCGAGCAAGACGATCGCCGCGGACGACAGCTACCAGCGCGTGCTCGTGGTGGGCGCGTACGGGATGAGCCGGTTCGTCAACTGGAAGGACAAGCGGACCTGCACGCTCTTCGCGGACGGCGCGGGCGCGGTGGTGCTCGGCGCGGGCGACACGCCGGGCTTCCTCGGTGCCAGGCTGCTCGCGGCGGGCGAGTACCATGACGCCCTGGGCATCTACACCGGCGGCACGTACCGGCCCGCCACCTCGGAGACGCTGGCGCTCACCCAGGGCCGGCCCGCGGTGCAGTTCCTGCGCAAGTTCCCCGCCACCTTCAACACCGAGCGCTGGCCCGTCCTCCTCCAGCAACTGCTCGGGCGTGCCCGGCTGACGCTCGACGACGTGGATGTGTTCGTCTTCACCCAGCTCAACCTGCGCGCCATCGAGGCCACCATGCAGGTGCTCGGGCAGCCCATGTCCAAGACGCACTGGACGATGGACAAGTGGGGCTACACCGGCTCGGCCTGCATCCCGATGACGCTGGATGACGCGGTGGAGCAGGGCAAGGTGAAGAAGGGCGACCTCGTGGCCCTGTGCGCCAGTGGGGGCGGTCTCGCCATGGCCTCGGCGCTCTACCGCTGGACGGCCTGA
- a CDS encoding class I adenylate-forming enzyme family protein, with protein MFIGDWMGRGAMYWPEHTAVVDVARGDAGRFTYREMNARAEALAGWLRDVAGVSRGDRVGVVALNGVEFLDAFFACGKLGAIFVPFNWRLHTQELAELVRDTGPRVLFFSGEFAPTLVEVRRRVGGSLTLVHLDGPGVEDSHAYAGALAHVPATKVTNEAVSEEDILCLLFTGGTTGRSKGARISHRMVAWNTLNTLLHELRPGDITVTHTPMFHTGGLLVYTLPLLTCGGTVVLLRRWDADEMLRLVEQEKVTFFFAVPTQYQQMHDAPRFRSADLSHVRFMTSGGAPLPVPLLQAWQDVHRVPFKQGFGMTEFGPGIFSMGPEFAVSKAGSIGRPNYFVDARLVDDAGRDVPEGATGELLLKSPAMCSGYFEDARATAEAIDADGWFHTGDLARRDADGFYFIAGRKKDMFISGGENVYPLELETVLHEHPAVRSCAVVGLPDERWGEVGWAFVVLEPGAHATAEELLEYLRGRVARYKVPKQVECVASLPMSAAGKILKRELRERALAARDR; from the coding sequence ATGTTCATCGGTGACTGGATGGGCCGGGGGGCCATGTACTGGCCCGAGCACACGGCGGTGGTGGACGTGGCCCGGGGAGACGCCGGCCGCTTCACCTATCGGGAGATGAACGCGCGCGCCGAGGCGCTCGCGGGCTGGCTGCGCGACGTGGCCGGCGTGTCCCGAGGGGACCGAGTGGGGGTGGTGGCCCTCAATGGCGTGGAGTTCCTCGATGCCTTCTTCGCCTGCGGCAAGCTGGGCGCCATCTTCGTGCCCTTCAACTGGCGCCTGCACACCCAGGAGCTGGCGGAGCTGGTGCGCGACACCGGGCCGCGCGTGCTCTTCTTCAGCGGCGAGTTCGCTCCGACCCTCGTGGAGGTGAGGCGGCGGGTCGGTGGCTCCCTGACGCTCGTCCATCTGGATGGGCCGGGCGTGGAAGACAGCCACGCGTATGCCGGGGCGCTCGCGCATGTCCCGGCCACGAAGGTGACGAACGAGGCGGTGAGCGAGGAGGACATCCTCTGTCTGCTCTTCACCGGGGGCACCACGGGTCGCTCCAAGGGCGCGCGCATCAGCCACCGCATGGTGGCGTGGAATACGCTCAACACGCTCCTCCACGAGCTGCGCCCCGGCGACATCACCGTGACGCACACGCCCATGTTCCACACGGGCGGCCTGCTCGTGTACACGCTGCCCCTGCTCACCTGTGGTGGCACCGTGGTGCTCCTGCGCCGCTGGGACGCGGACGAGATGCTGCGGCTGGTGGAGCAGGAGAAGGTGACCTTCTTCTTCGCCGTGCCCACGCAATACCAGCAGATGCACGACGCGCCGCGCTTCCGCTCGGCGGACCTGTCCCACGTGCGCTTCATGACGAGCGGCGGCGCGCCCCTGCCGGTGCCGCTGCTCCAGGCGTGGCAGGACGTGCACCGGGTGCCCTTCAAACAGGGCTTCGGAATGACGGAGTTCGGCCCCGGCATCTTCAGCATGGGCCCCGAGTTCGCCGTGTCCAAGGCGGGCTCCATCGGCCGGCCCAACTACTTCGTCGACGCGCGGCTGGTGGACGACGCGGGCCGGGACGTGCCCGAGGGCGCCACGGGCGAGCTGCTCCTCAAGTCGCCCGCCATGTGCTCGGGCTACTTCGAGGACGCACGCGCCACGGCCGAGGCGATCGACGCGGACGGCTGGTTCCACACGGGGGACCTCGCGCGCCGCGACGCGGACGGCTTCTACTTCATCGCCGGACGCAAGAAGGACATGTTCATCTCCGGCGGGGAGAACGTGTACCCGCTCGAGCTGGAGACGGTGCTCCACGAGCACCCCGCGGTGCGATCGTGCGCGGTGGTCGGCCTGCCCGACGAGAGATGGGGCGAGGTGGGGTGGGCCTTCGTGGTGCTCGAGCCGGGCGCGCACGCCACTGCCGAGGAGCTGCTGGAATACCTGCGCGGACGGGTGGCCCGCTACAAGGTGCCCAAGCAGGTGGAGTGCGTGGCGTCCCTGCCCATGTCGGCGGCGGGGAAGATCCTCAAGCGCGAGCTGCGCGAGCGGGCCCTCGCGGCACGGGACCGCTGA
- a CDS encoding esterase/lipase family protein, whose protein sequence is MTPTWKLSLPTLALLYAPLATAAPPADLAPYFDTNAAPANTYRVVGTLTPPSWSWGQIELLEGQQLFRGEYYNRRTEKLRSQDTFQSSDYPLRTYYGSLNQQLVDAFNLYYQNSCATAAGSTCPVPGPTRPEARFALLHKGRKTAARTCNVNLTPTLLVHGAIQDANVWLFPNGNDGTGSAYGGAAQVTGFVQDLEAKNRCVYALTFGNFHGDNFNQAIHVSNAVKRIKALHAGVARVDVVAWSKGVLSVDAWLTNAPTWTGFSTTRFFERLAAEQAKAVPAYDDSVRSYVALSGPHKGIDLNFRHPIHTLTIASTSYNAPVGRGPMPWTYFSAFQCVTWGTDVPWYNNPYAESVCEGAGGTWLDYFRRIYVSNLTGLDSTGKPVSSSTLQALNVNQGLSSSAFSFDEYNLSLFGSVNDSGKYVSAYVGQLQTADDLRGTYPIPDRSSSTWSSVDPDESRYFSWVSQKLVYNPYNIYVAAGYLDSTHPQCKTTAYDPAGSPCFAYHAYNTNQNREGYDSLNYGKYRIINGLGMAAAKEMGGKFITRLSERGLDSRLPSLYVLYGNSYGASTDARYETDGMTCTTCSVRGDGVLFEASIAAVDQLTQGWTTTKKSASAKQEGMAYGHLEMGVTPAVWNKMSAHFGSLD, encoded by the coding sequence ATGACCCCGACGTGGAAGCTGTCGCTCCCGACCCTGGCGTTGCTGTACGCCCCCCTGGCCACCGCCGCGCCGCCCGCGGACCTGGCCCCCTACTTCGACACCAACGCGGCCCCGGCCAACACCTACCGGGTGGTGGGCACGCTCACGCCGCCGAGCTGGTCCTGGGGGCAGATCGAGCTGCTCGAGGGCCAGCAGCTCTTCCGCGGGGAGTACTACAACCGCCGGACGGAGAAGCTGCGCTCGCAGGACACCTTCCAGTCGTCCGACTATCCGCTGCGCACGTACTACGGCTCGCTCAACCAGCAGCTCGTGGACGCCTTCAACCTGTACTACCAGAACAGCTGTGCCACGGCGGCGGGGAGCACCTGCCCGGTGCCGGGGCCCACGCGGCCCGAGGCGCGCTTCGCGCTGTTGCACAAGGGCCGCAAGACGGCGGCGCGCACGTGCAACGTGAACCTGACGCCCACGCTGCTGGTGCACGGCGCCATCCAGGACGCCAACGTGTGGCTCTTCCCCAACGGCAACGATGGGACGGGGAGCGCCTATGGGGGCGCGGCGCAGGTGACGGGCTTCGTGCAGGACCTGGAGGCCAAGAACCGCTGCGTGTACGCGCTCACCTTCGGCAACTTCCACGGAGACAACTTCAACCAGGCCATCCACGTGTCCAACGCCGTCAAGCGCATCAAGGCGCTGCACGCGGGGGTGGCGCGGGTGGACGTGGTGGCGTGGAGCAAGGGCGTGCTGTCGGTGGACGCGTGGCTGACCAACGCGCCCACGTGGACGGGCTTCAGCACCACGCGCTTCTTCGAGCGGCTCGCGGCGGAGCAGGCCAAGGCGGTGCCGGCGTATGACGATTCGGTGCGCAGCTACGTGGCGCTGTCGGGGCCGCACAAGGGCATCGACCTGAACTTCCGCCACCCCATCCACACGCTCACCATCGCGAGCACCTCGTACAACGCGCCGGTGGGCCGCGGCCCCATGCCGTGGACGTACTTCTCCGCCTTCCAGTGCGTCACCTGGGGCACGGACGTGCCCTGGTACAACAACCCCTACGCGGAGAGCGTGTGCGAGGGCGCGGGCGGCACCTGGCTGGATTACTTCCGCCGCATCTACGTGTCCAACCTCACGGGCCTGGACTCCACGGGCAAGCCCGTGTCGAGCAGCACGCTCCAGGCGCTGAACGTGAACCAGGGCCTGTCCTCGAGCGCGTTCAGCTTCGACGAGTACAACCTGAGCCTGTTCGGCAGCGTGAACGACAGCGGCAAGTACGTGAGCGCCTACGTGGGCCAGCTGCAGACGGCGGATGACCTGCGCGGCACCTACCCGATCCCGGACCGCTCCTCCTCCACGTGGTCGAGCGTGGACCCGGACGAGTCGCGCTACTTCTCGTGGGTCTCCCAGAAGCTCGTCTACAACCCGTACAACATCTACGTCGCGGCGGGCTACCTGGACAGCACCCATCCCCAGTGCAAGACGACGGCGTATGACCCGGCAGGCAGCCCCTGCTTCGCGTACCACGCGTACAACACGAACCAGAACCGCGAGGGGTACGACTCGCTGAACTACGGCAAGTACCGCATCATCAACGGCCTGGGCATGGCGGCGGCCAAGGAGATGGGAGGCAAGTTCATCACCCGGCTGTCCGAGCGCGGCCTGGACTCGCGTCTGCCCTCGCTCTACGTGCTGTATGGCAACTCGTACGGGGCGAGCACCGACGCGCGCTACGAGACGGATGGCATGACGTGCACCACCTGCTCGGTGCGGGGTGATGGCGTGCTGTTCGAGGCGAGCATCGCCGCGGTGGATCAGCTCACCCAGGGCTGGACCACGACCAAGAAGAGCGCCTCGGCGAAGCAGGAGGGCATGGCCTACGGCCACCTGGAGATGGGCGTGACCCCGGCGGTGTGGAACAAGATGTCCGCGCACTTCGGCTCGCTCGACTGA
- a CDS encoding alpha/beta hydrolase, translating to MSDQARAVEARSIQTKRLSMHTRMAGEGFPVLFVHGNCSSSAFFQGLLTRLPRGLRGIAMDLRGYGDTEPKPIDATRGMRDSSDDVASLMDALGLTRALFVAHSAGAGVVMQLAIDHPERVAGLVLEAPISPFGFGGTRDVDGTPCWDDFAGSGGGTANPDFTQRLKNKDRSAEGNTAPRAVLKGSYVKPPFKMEDEEAMLDSVLSTRVSDVHYPGTFSQSAHWPGVAPGDTGINNSFSPKYFNLSAFAGISPKPDVLWIRGTDDVIVSDTSLFDFGYLGKLGFIPGWPGEAQYPPQPMVSQTRRLLERYAAQGGRFHEEVFAETGHSPHVEKPREFERLVFPFLQEHAR from the coding sequence ATGAGTGACCAGGCCCGGGCCGTGGAGGCCCGTAGCATCCAGACGAAGCGGCTGAGCATGCACACGCGCATGGCGGGCGAGGGCTTCCCCGTCCTGTTCGTGCATGGCAATTGCTCGTCCTCGGCCTTCTTCCAGGGCCTGCTCACGCGCCTGCCACGGGGGCTGCGCGGCATCGCGATGGACCTGCGCGGCTACGGCGACACCGAGCCCAAGCCCATCGATGCCACGCGCGGCATGCGCGACTCGAGCGACGACGTGGCGTCGCTGATGGACGCGCTCGGGCTGACGCGGGCGCTCTTCGTGGCGCACTCGGCGGGGGCGGGCGTGGTGATGCAGCTGGCCATCGACCATCCGGAGCGCGTGGCGGGCCTGGTGCTGGAGGCGCCCATCTCGCCCTTCGGCTTCGGGGGCACGCGCGACGTGGACGGCACGCCCTGCTGGGATGACTTCGCGGGCTCGGGGGGCGGCACGGCCAACCCGGACTTCACACAGCGACTGAAGAACAAGGACCGCTCGGCCGAGGGCAACACGGCGCCGCGCGCGGTGCTGAAGGGCAGCTACGTGAAGCCTCCGTTCAAGATGGAGGACGAGGAGGCGATGCTCGACTCGGTGCTCTCCACGCGCGTGTCGGACGTGCACTACCCGGGCACGTTCTCCCAGAGCGCGCACTGGCCCGGCGTGGCCCCGGGCGACACGGGCATCAACAACTCGTTCTCGCCCAAGTACTTCAACCTCTCCGCCTTCGCGGGCATCTCCCCCAAGCCGGACGTGCTGTGGATCCGCGGCACGGACGACGTCATCGTCTCGGACACATCGCTGTTCGACTTCGGCTACCTCGGCAAGCTGGGCTTCATTCCCGGCTGGCCCGGCGAGGCGCAGTACCCGCCGCAGCCCATGGTGAGCCAGACGCGCCGGCTGCTCGAGCGCTACGCGGCCCAGGGCGGACGCTTCCACGAGGAGGTGTTCGCGGAGACCGGCCACAGCCCGCACGTGGAGAAGCCGCGCGAGTTCGAGCGCCTCGTCTTCCCCTTCCTCCAGGAGCACGCCCGCTGA
- the alr gene encoding alanine racemase: MHENIAGGTGKVASWLELSAGALAANVATLRAVAAETGGPRALGAVLKGNAYGHGLAQMLPLVHPLVDLLYFITAADALAARAHERGQGLAPKQILVIGALDAEEAVALAREGVDAVLADSSWRDMVAPLRQAKLERPLRVHVHVDTGLGREGFTPGQLTSGELDFLRDAGDVLQVVGVLSHFANTEDVTEQMYAQAQLDAFESGLKALRTAVPVHEPLQRHMAASAATLVLPQARYDAQRVGISLYGFWPSTETRLSARLVLGRVPDLKPVLAWRSPSQVVKWLPAGSYIGYGCTHRCSEATRVAVLPVGYFDGYPRLLSGKAHVLVNGHRCAVLGRVMMNHIIVDVTRATHSERPLTATLLGVDGDEHLHAETLASWAQTIHYELVTRLGAHLRRVVVP, encoded by the coding sequence ATGCACGAGAACATCGCGGGAGGCACGGGCAAGGTGGCGTCGTGGTTGGAGCTGTCGGCGGGAGCGCTCGCCGCGAACGTGGCCACGCTGCGCGCGGTGGCCGCGGAGACGGGAGGGCCTCGAGCCCTGGGCGCGGTGCTCAAGGGCAATGCCTATGGCCACGGCCTCGCGCAGATGCTGCCACTCGTCCACCCGCTGGTGGACCTGCTCTACTTCATCACCGCGGCGGACGCGCTGGCGGCGCGGGCCCACGAGCGCGGCCAGGGCCTCGCGCCCAAGCAGATCCTGGTCATCGGCGCGCTGGACGCCGAGGAGGCCGTGGCCCTCGCGCGAGAGGGCGTGGACGCGGTGCTGGCCGACAGCTCCTGGCGGGACATGGTGGCCCCGCTGCGCCAGGCGAAGCTCGAGCGCCCGCTCCGGGTGCACGTGCACGTGGACACGGGGTTGGGCCGCGAGGGCTTCACGCCAGGGCAGCTCACCTCGGGCGAGCTGGACTTCCTGCGCGACGCGGGGGACGTGCTCCAGGTGGTGGGGGTGCTGAGCCACTTCGCCAACACGGAGGACGTGACGGAGCAGATGTACGCCCAGGCCCAGTTGGACGCGTTCGAGAGTGGGCTGAAGGCGCTGCGCACGGCCGTCCCGGTGCACGAGCCCCTGCAGCGGCACATGGCGGCGAGCGCGGCGACGCTGGTGCTGCCCCAGGCGCGCTATGACGCGCAGCGCGTGGGCATCTCCCTGTATGGGTTCTGGCCCTCCACGGAGACGAGGCTGTCGGCGCGGCTGGTGCTGGGACGGGTGCCGGACTTGAAGCCGGTGCTCGCCTGGCGCAGTCCGAGCCAGGTGGTGAAGTGGCTGCCGGCGGGCAGCTACATCGGCTACGGATGCACGCACCGCTGCTCCGAGGCCACGCGCGTGGCGGTGCTGCCGGTGGGCTATTTCGATGGCTACCCGCGGCTGCTCTCGGGCAAGGCGCACGTGCTGGTGAACGGGCACCGGTGCGCGGTGCTCGGCCGGGTGATGATGAACCACATCATCGTGGACGTGACACGAGCCACCCACTCCGAGCGGCCGCTGACGGCGACGTTGCTCGGAGTGGACGGCGACGAGCACCTGCACGCGGAGACGCTCGCCTCCTGGGCGCAGACGATTCACTACGAGTTGGTGACGCGGCTCGGCGCGCACCTGCGGCGCGTCGTCGTGCCCTGA
- a CDS encoding synaptic vesicle VAT-1 family membrane protein, with amino-acid sequence MRQVVIPRAGGYDRLTFETRPEPTPAAEEVVVASEAIGVNYADCVVRMGLYASARKYVGWPITPGFEFAGTVHAVGASVTDLKPGDRVFGVTRFGGYSTHVTVPRHQVFSLPARLDMAQASGFPTVFLTAYFALFELAHPRPGNTLLVHSAAGGVGGALLQLGRIAGCRTVGVVGASHKVETARALGADVVIDKSREDLWRAAERAAPHGYDVVLDANGVSTLRESYRHLAQPGKLVLYGFHSMLPRQGGRPNWVKLAADFLRTPRFNPLQLTGDNASVLAFNLSYLFERRDVLAESMDRLLTWLDEGRITPPPVTRFAFDRVADAHRALESGATVGKLVLVP; translated from the coding sequence ATGCGCCAGGTGGTCATCCCCCGGGCCGGTGGTTACGATCGGCTCACGTTCGAGACGCGGCCCGAGCCCACCCCCGCTGCTGAAGAGGTGGTCGTCGCCTCGGAGGCCATCGGCGTCAACTACGCCGACTGTGTCGTCCGCATGGGGCTGTACGCGTCCGCCAGGAAGTACGTGGGCTGGCCCATCACCCCGGGCTTCGAGTTCGCCGGGACGGTGCACGCGGTGGGCGCCTCCGTCACGGACTTGAAGCCGGGAGATCGGGTGTTCGGCGTCACGCGCTTCGGAGGCTACTCCACCCACGTCACCGTGCCCCGGCACCAGGTGTTCTCCCTGCCCGCGCGCCTGGACATGGCGCAGGCCTCCGGGTTTCCCACCGTCTTCCTCACCGCGTACTTCGCTCTCTTCGAGCTGGCCCATCCCCGCCCGGGCAATACGTTGCTCGTGCACTCGGCCGCAGGTGGGGTGGGCGGTGCCCTGCTGCAATTGGGGCGCATCGCGGGCTGCCGCACCGTGGGCGTGGTGGGGGCCTCGCACAAGGTGGAGACCGCGCGAGCGCTGGGCGCCGACGTCGTCATCGACAAGAGCCGCGAGGACTTGTGGCGCGCTGCCGAGCGGGCGGCTCCCCACGGCTATGACGTGGTGCTCGATGCGAATGGCGTCTCCACGCTGCGCGAGAGCTATCGGCACCTCGCCCAACCCGGCAAGCTCGTCCTCTATGGCTTCCATTCCATGTTGCCGCGCCAGGGGGGCCGGCCGAACTGGGTGAAGCTCGCGGCGGACTTCCTGCGCACGCCCCGCTTCAATCCCTTGCAGCTCACGGGCGACAACGCGAGCGTGCTGGCCTTCAACCTGTCCTATCTCTTCGAGCGGCGGGACGTGCTCGCGGAGTCCATGGACCGGCTGCTCACCTGGTTGGACGAGGGCCGCATCACGCCGCCTCCCGTCACCCGCTTCGCGTTCGACCGCGTCGCCGATGCGCACCGGGCGCTGGAGTCCGGTGCCACCGTGGGCAAGCTCGTGCTGGTGCCGTGA
- a CDS encoding protein kinase, whose translation MSNTSPREGSRLGPYLLDRRHPDSDPALGHIYEAHHVETGAPALVLVPNASTRAPRTAWTVRSRSEVSPPYFAVEVESSPGASTRALHELTLLYIGLSGAMASVEDREDTAAFLSRAPRSTPRPSPRRRALTVGLVTLGGLALGMGMMLLWLRTSAPMEATLGEQEGITVSGEAVNWATLTASTGSTTIGYPLPPAPLKGQHKPPCTEETEVEINGGCWVTLERRAPCGRGYAEYQGKCYMPVKDPPPEPRSIQP comes from the coding sequence ATGAGCAACACTTCCCCACGGGAAGGCAGCAGGTTGGGACCGTACCTCCTTGATAGGCGCCATCCGGACTCGGACCCGGCCCTGGGCCATATCTACGAGGCACACCATGTCGAGACGGGAGCCCCCGCGCTCGTGCTGGTACCCAACGCCTCGACCCGCGCGCCCCGCACCGCATGGACCGTGCGCTCGCGGAGCGAGGTCTCTCCGCCCTACTTCGCGGTGGAGGTGGAAAGCTCGCCTGGAGCGAGTACCCGGGCGCTCCATGAACTGACGTTGCTGTACATCGGGCTGTCGGGCGCGATGGCCAGCGTCGAGGACCGCGAGGACACGGCCGCCTTCCTCTCCCGCGCGCCCCGCTCCACGCCTCGGCCGTCGCCGCGCCGACGCGCGCTCACGGTGGGCCTCGTCACCCTCGGAGGACTGGCCCTCGGCATGGGGATGATGCTGCTCTGGCTGCGGACTTCCGCGCCGATGGAGGCGACGCTGGGGGAGCAAGAGGGGATCACCGTGTCCGGTGAAGCCGTGAACTGGGCCACCCTGACCGCGTCCACCGGCTCCACCACCATCGGCTATCCCCTGCCACCCGCGCCGCTCAAGGGCCAGCACAAGCCGCCGTGCACCGAGGAAACCGAGGTGGAGATCAACGGGGGCTGTTGGGTCACACTCGAACGACGTGCCCCCTGCGGGCGGGGTTACGCCGAGTACCAGGGCAAATGCTACATGCCCGTGAAGGACCCACCGCCTGAGCCCCGCTCCATCCAGCCTTGA
- a CDS encoding transglycosylase domain-containing protein, whose protein sequence is MREGERPLHRTFQALALTVWISRHWSAEELLTAYAQRAPFGRGLIGLEAAARSYFGVEPERLALHEAALLAGLPQSPSRYSPLVHPEAALRRRDFVLSRLQSAGLISEAQREDARKQPLPVRAQ, encoded by the coding sequence TTGCGTGAGGGCGAGCGGCCTCTGCACCGGACCTTCCAGGCGCTCGCGCTCACCGTCTGGATTTCGCGCCACTGGTCGGCCGAGGAACTGCTGACGGCCTACGCGCAGCGCGCCCCGTTCGGACGGGGCCTCATCGGTCTCGAGGCCGCCGCGCGAAGTTACTTCGGGGTGGAGCCCGAGCGGCTCGCGCTCCACGAAGCCGCGCTCCTCGCGGGCCTGCCCCAATCGCCGAGCCGCTATTCGCCCCTGGTTCACCCCGAGGCCGCGCTCCGGAGAAGGGACTTCGTCCTCTCGCGCCTCCAGTCCGCGGGACTCATCTCCGAGGCCCAGCGTGAGGATGCACGGAAGCAGCCACTTCCCGTGCGTGCGCAGTGA